GTGCATCAAGTACGTTACTCACCTGAAAAAAGCAACATTGCTGCTGATGTTCCAGATACTTCAGAAAACACATCAACTGAAACCGTATCTGCCATACCCGTTGAACTGGATGAAAAGCAGCAGCGCATTGCCATACTGAAACAGCAACATGCGCAATTATTGTCCTGCGACCGGCGCTTCAATGAAGCAATCGCGATATACAAAGACATTGTCAATAACGTAGCCGAGCAACCTGCAACGTGCCTGAAAAACGCAGAAAAATTGATTTCGGAATTCATCACTGATTTCCTCGGACAAAACGAAGTTTCGATTCGTCTGTTATCCGAGAATCACGGCGAAAAGAACTTGCTGCACTCGCTCAACGTCACCATCCTTTCCATGTTGCTCGCTAAATCAAGTGGTCTGGATACCCAGCAAGTACAGGATATCGGCATAGCCGCGTTACTGCATGATGTTGGCAAGATCATGCTGCCTGACCGTATCCGCTGGCATGACAAGGACTTCACTCCGGCTGAAAAAAACCTGTATGAAAGCCATGTGGCGCACAGTTTGACGCTGGCAAAAAAAATGGGATGTGCTAGCAATATCCAGCAGATCATTGCCCAGCATCACGAGTATGCTGACGGCAGTGGTTACCCGATGCATGTCACTGATAAAGACATTCCCATTCCCAGCCAGATTGTCAGCCTGATCAATACCTACGACCACCTGTGCAATCCCAGCAACCCGAGCGCGTCAATTACGCCCCATGAAGCGCTGGCCATCATTTTTGCCAAAATGCGTACCAAGTTCAACACCGGCACCATTTCACGCTTTGTGCACATGATGGGGGTTTATCCGCCAGGCTCTGTGATCCAGTTGAATGATCAACGCTATGCGCTGGTTATCAGCGTGAACTCGTCGCGCCCGCTCAAACCCAAAGTCATCATCTACGACGCTCAGGTCCCCAGTGACGAAGCACTGATTGTGGATTTGGAAGAGCACCCGGAAATAGGCATCCAGCGCAGTCTGAAACCATTACAACTGCCAAAGCTGGTATTTGACTATCTGTCACCACGTAAACGCGCTTGCTATTTCTTCGAGCGGGGTCGTGCCATCGAAACCACGCCAACTGCATCATGATGAACCCTAACTGGTTAGCATTCATAGAAGGTATGCTCGATGCGGTGTGGCTGGTCGACCCTATCGACTTGTGCATCATTGCGGCCAATCAACCTGCAGCTGACATGATAGGCGTTGAACGCAACTGGTTAATCGGCAAACCGGTTATCGACCTCGCCTGCACCCCGGAAGACCTGTTTTTCTGGGAAGATGTCGCCATGGGCTTAAGCAACGAAATCCACTCGGAAACACTGCTCAATCACCAAGATGGCTCCTCCCTCCATGTCCAGCGGCGTGTGACATTAATTCGTAGCGATAATGCCGTGTTATACATTGTCGCCATCCGCGACGTTACCGAGCAGCGCAATGCAGAGAAAGAGCTGGAAAGGCTCATTGCCGAATTACGTGCCACACTGGAATCCTCAGCCGATGGCCTGCTGGTAACCGACCTAAATCACGCTATCCGCGCCTACAACCAGACATTTGCCGGCTTATGGGACATGCCCGTAGCTTTGCTCACCGAGCGGAATGATGCTGCCATTTACGAATGGATTAACCAATCCATCGCAACTCGCACTGAAAACACCTTAACCAGATCCGGCAATGCCCGATTAGTACAGTCCACAGAAACACTGACTTTAAAATCCGGGCGTATTCTCGAATGCATATCACTGCCGCAATATGCACGTGGTCAAGCCATCGGCAAGGTCTACACCTATCGCGACATCAGCGAGCATGTCGCCAACGAAGCGCGCCTGCAACTCGCATCCAAAGTATTCGAAGCCAGTCTGAATGCTATTTTCATTACCGACACCCATCATCAGATTATCGCCGCCAACCCGAGTTGTGAAAATCTAACCGGGTACACTCAGGCAGAGTTACTCGGCTTGAAATTGTGTGATTTATTTTTCCTTCACTGCGATGATGATAAATTAAGTGAAATGATGGCCCAGATTGATAACCAGGGTTATTGGGAAGCAGAACTATGGAACCGTCACAAAAATGGCGAGACTTATCTGTGTGTTGCCTCCGTTGTCAGGGTACAGGATCAGTTCCACAAAACGACCCATCACCTTTGCTTTCTGAAAGACCTGACCGAGACCCACGTTGCCAAAAAACGGATTGAAGAACTGGCTTACAACGATGTACTCACCGGCTTACCCAATCGTCTGTTACTGACGCAACAAATCGAACGTACCATTAATCTGGCGAAACGCAACCAGACTTCATTTGCCATACTGTTCCTCGACCTCGATCATTTCAAGAAGATTAATGATTCGCTCGGTCACCAGTTTGGCGACCAGGTGCTGGTTGAAGTCGCGCAACGGCTCAAAGGCTGTATTCGTGAAATAGATATGGCTTCGCGCCTGGGTGGTGACGAATTCGTATTAATGATCGAACAAACCGATGCGCGCGGTGTGGAAATCAGCGCCAAACGTGTGCTTGATGCACTGACCCAGCCATTTTTCGTCAACGAAATCAATTTCACTGTCACATGCAGCATCGGCATCGCACTGTATCCAGAAGACGGCGAAACCTACGATGACCTGATTAAAAATGCAGACAGTGCCATGTACCATGTCAAGGAACGCGGCCGTTCGGATTTCCGTTTCTATCAGCCACAAATGAATATCGGCTTGCTGGCACGCATGAAACTTGACTACGCCATGCGCCAGGCCCTGGAAAATAAACAATTCAGACTGCACTACCAGCCACAGGTGGATCTCAAAACCGGCCGGATCATCGGTGCAGAGGCGTTGATACGCTGGCAAGATGATGAGTTAGGCAACATCAGCCCCGGGCAGTTTATTCCCATAGCGGAAGAAACCGGCGTCATTGTCCCGATTGGTAACTGGGTGCTACGCGAAGCCGTCAAACAGGCCTCGTTATGGCATAGCCAGAACAGACAGCTAGTGGTCGCCATCAACGTATCGGCGCTGCAATTCCAGCAGACCGGCTTCGTCGAAAGCGTCGCGGCGGCTCTGCAAGAATACAGTTTACCCGCAGCACAACTGGAACTGGAATTAACCGAATCGATCCTGATCCGGGATGCCGAAGACGCCCTGCAGCGGCTGCAAGCTTTATCGGTACTGGGTGTGAGTTTATCGGTTGATGACTTCGGCACAGGCTATTCCAGCCTGAATTACCTCAAGCGCTTCCCGTTGAACAAGCTCAAAATCGACCGTTCGTTTGTACAGGACATCCCCGATGATGAAAGCGACATGGCGATCGCCACCGCTATCATCAATCTGTCGCATGCACTGAACCTGAAAGTCATTGCTGAAGGCGTAGAAACGGGCACACAACAGGCTTTCCTGCTTGCCGCCGGTTGCGATGAATTGCAGGGCTTCCTGTTTGCGCCAGCCTTATGTGTGGAGGAGTTTGAGCAACTGCTCGCTGTTCAAACCCCTGCTTGAATTACTCGGTACGCTGATACATTTTGAGATAGACGGTTTTTTCCAGCGGCGCAACGTGCGCCACATCCAGCGCATCCTGCAAGTGCGTCGGCGTACTGATACCCACCAGTGTAGTCCCTACGCCGGGCGTTGAGCGGTTAAACTGGATCGCACGCTGGGCATGGTTCTTCAGCATCGGCATGGTCTGGATCACCGGATCCATCGCCTGCGTGGCCAGATGCCCCTTGAACATGGTGTGGCTGGCCATCAGATAAACGCCGAGCTGATGCGCGGCCTGAATAGTGGAACCAATATTGCCCTGTCCGGTAGTCTGACTGAAGCGCGTAAACCCTTCCTGCATGACCTGATTGAA
The Sulfuriferula thiophila DNA segment above includes these coding regions:
- a CDS encoding sensor domain-containing protein → MMNPNWLAFIEGMLDAVWLVDPIDLCIIAANQPAADMIGVERNWLIGKPVIDLACTPEDLFFWEDVAMGLSNEIHSETLLNHQDGSSLHVQRRVTLIRSDNAVLYIVAIRDVTEQRNAEKELERLIAELRATLESSADGLLVTDLNHAIRAYNQTFAGLWDMPVALLTERNDAAIYEWINQSIATRTENTLTRSGNARLVQSTETLTLKSGRILECISLPQYARGQAIGKVYTYRDISEHVANEARLQLASKVFEASLNAIFITDTHHQIIAANPSCENLTGYTQAELLGLKLCDLFFLHCDDDKLSEMMAQIDNQGYWEAELWNRHKNGETYLCVASVVRVQDQFHKTTHHLCFLKDLTETHVAKKRIEELAYNDVLTGLPNRLLLTQQIERTINLAKRNQTSFAILFLDLDHFKKINDSLGHQFGDQVLVEVAQRLKGCIREIDMASRLGGDEFVLMIEQTDARGVEISAKRVLDALTQPFFVNEINFTVTCSIGIALYPEDGETYDDLIKNADSAMYHVKERGRSDFRFYQPQMNIGLLARMKLDYAMRQALENKQFRLHYQPQVDLKTGRIIGAEALIRWQDDELGNISPGQFIPIAEETGVIVPIGNWVLREAVKQASLWHSQNRQLVVAINVSALQFQQTGFVESVAAALQEYSLPAAQLELELTESILIRDAEDALQRLQALSVLGVSLSVDDFGTGYSSLNYLKRFPLNKLKIDRSFVQDIPDDESDMAIATAIINLSHALNLKVIAEGVETGTQQAFLLAAGCDELQGFLFAPALCVEEFEQLLAVQTPA
- a CDS encoding HD-GYP domain-containing protein, which gives rise to MNNDDTRLIDIADLQIGLYVFLDLGWMQHPFPLNHFKIQHQSQIDTIRTLGVHQVRYSPEKSNIAADVPDTSENTSTETVSAIPVELDEKQQRIAILKQQHAQLLSCDRRFNEAIAIYKDIVNNVAEQPATCLKNAEKLISEFITDFLGQNEVSIRLLSENHGEKNLLHSLNVTILSMLLAKSSGLDTQQVQDIGIAALLHDVGKIMLPDRIRWHDKDFTPAEKNLYESHVAHSLTLAKKMGCASNIQQIIAQHHEYADGSGYPMHVTDKDIPIPSQIVSLINTYDHLCNPSNPSASITPHEALAIIFAKMRTKFNTGTISRFVHMMGVYPPGSVIQLNDQRYALVISVNSSRPLKPKVIIYDAQVPSDEALIVDLEEHPEIGIQRSLKPLQLPKLVFDYLSPRKRACYFFERGRAIETTPTAS